In the genome of Triticum urartu cultivar G1812 chromosome 5, Tu2.1, whole genome shotgun sequence, one region contains:
- the LOC125509423 gene encoding putative leucine-rich repeat receptor-like serine/threonine-protein kinase At2g24130 produces MRAAPMAVRRAAILLLLHLHLHLMLFHAMAAAAGERRAGTIVRQQQRRRQVLLQEKATLLALKRSLTLLSPSPLADWNESNGDVCGLTGVACDWRRQHVIGLSLGDMNISGAVPPVIGNLTRLKSLDMSSNFLAGQIPAELSNLRGLEVLDLGHNQLSGGIPPSFSELASLAYLSLKDNQLSGPIPAVLFKNCTRLGLVDFGNNDLSGEIPLEASENILVLNLYSNRLTGKLPWWLANCTYLYMLDVEDNSLADKLPAGIIAGKQQLKYLHLSNNYRFSSHDGNTNLEPFFAAVSNCSQILEIEAGAVGMGGRLPTWLGSLLPPNISHLNLELNKIEGPIPADMGDVINITLMNLSSNQLNGTVPASICGLPKLERLSLSNNALRGMIPACIGNATSLGELDLSGNALSGSIPSGIGTGLVNLYLQNNQLSGEIPANRLAECIRLLHLDLSNNSLTGEVPDMVSGTDIISLNLSHNQIRGELPRGLGDMQQVQTIDLSWNNFSGMISPQIGLCRELEVLDLSHNLLTGVLPSSLDLLKDLKNLDVSNNSLTGEIPANLTKCTSLKHFNLSYNNFVGHVPTTGVFADFTFLSYIGNPRLCGSVVRRNCQRHRPWYQSRKYLVVMCVCAAVLAFVLTILCAVGAWKIRDWLAAMREDMFRGRRSGGSSPVMKYKYPRITHQELVEATEEFSADRLVGTGSYGRVYRGTLRDGTMVAVKVLQLQSGNSTKSFSRECQVLKRIRHRNLMRIITACSLADFKALVLPFMAKGSLERCLYAGPPAELSLVQRVNICSDIAEGVAYLHHHSPVKVIHCDLKPSNVLINDDMTALVSDFGISRLVMSVGGVANMADVGASTANMLCGSIGYIPPEYGYGSNPTTKGDVYSFGVLVMEMVTRKKPIDDMFEGGLSLHKWVKSHYHGRAHAVVDQALARMVLDQTPEVRRMSDAAIGELLELGILCTQESASTRPSMLDAADDLDRLKRYLGGDTAATFESSLGFSSTVVEDIDD; encoded by the exons ATGAGGGCAGCTCCCATGGCCGTCAGGCGCGCGGCcattctcctcctcctccacctccacctccacctcaTGCTCTTCCATGCCATGGCCGCTGCGGCGGGCGAGAGGCGGGCTGGGACGATCGTCCGGCAGCAGCAGCGTCGGCGGCAAGTGCTTCTGCAGGAGAAGGCCACGCTCCTGGCGTTGAAACGCTCGCTCACCTTGCTGTCGCCGTCGCCTCTGGCCGACTGGAACGAGTCCAACGGCGACGTCTGCGGCCTCACTGGCGTCGCCTGCGACTGGAGGCGGCAGCACGTCATCGGCCTCTCCCTAGGCGACATGAACATCTCTGGCGCCGTGCCGCCGGTCATCGGTAACCTCACTCGCCTCAAGAGCCTCGACATGTCTAGCAATTTCCTCGCAGGGCAGATCCCAGCCGAGCTCTCCAACCTCCGCGGTCTCGAAGTCCTCGACCTCGGCCACAACCAGCTCAGCGGCGGCATACCGCCGTCCTTCTCTGAGCTGGCAAGCTTGGCCTACCTCAGCCTTAAGGATAATCAGCTCTCAGGCCCTATCCCGGCCGTTCTCTTCAAGAACTGCACCCGTCTAGGTCTGGTCGACTTCGGCAACAACGATCTGTCTGGCGAGATTCCCCTGGAAGCCTCAGAGAACATTCTTGTGCTCAACCTCTACTCCAACAGGCTAACCGGAAAACTCCCATGGTGGCTCGCTAACTGCACCTATCTGTACATGCTGGATGTGGAGGACAACTCGCTCGCCGACAAGCTCCCCGCCGGCATCATAGCAGGCAAGCAGCAGCTCAAGTACCTGCATTTGTCCAACAACTACCGGTTCTCGAGCCACGACGGCAACACCAACCTGGAGCCCTTCTTCGCCGCAGTATCGAACTGCTCCCAAATACTGGAGATCGAGGCCGGCGCGGTGGGGATGGGCGGTCGGCTGCCAACCTGGCTTGGCTCGTTGCTCCCACCAAATATATCGCACCTCAACCTGGAGCTCAACAAGATCGAGGGGCCAATCCCGGCCGACATGGGCGACGTGATAAACATCACACTGATGAACCTGTCGAGCAACCAGCTGAATGGGACAGTCCCGGCTTCCATCTGCGGCTTGCCGAAGCTCGAGCGGCTCTCCCTTTCCAACAACGCCCTGAGGGGCATGATCCCAGCGTGCATAGGCAACGCGACGAGCCTCGGCGAGCTGGATCTGTCAGGCAATGCGCTGTCAGGGAGCATCCCGAGCGGCATCGGGACCGGGCTTGTCAACCTCTACCTGCAGAACAACCAGCTGTCCGGGGAGATACCGGCAAACCGCCTTGCCGAATGCATCCGCTTGCTGCACCTTGACCTCTCGAACAACAGCTTGACCGGAGAGGTACCGGACATGGTCTCTGGCACCGACATTATATCTCTGAACCTGTCGCACAACCAGATCAGAGGTGAGCTTCCACGGGGGCTCGGCGACATGCAACAAGTGCAAACGATTGACCTGTCCTGGAACAACTTCAGTGGCATGATCTCCCCGCAGATTGGGCTCTGCCGGGAGCTGGAGGTTCTGGACCTGTCGCACAACTTGCTCACCGGCGTCCTACCGTCGTCCCTCGACCTCCTCAAGGACCTCAAAAACCTGGACGTCTCCAACAACTCCCTGACCGGTGAGATCCCTGCAAACCTGACGAAATGCACCAGCCTGAAACATTTCAACCTGTCATACAATAACTTCGTCGGCCATGTGCCCACCACTGGCGTCTTTGCGGACTTCACCTTCCTGTCCTACATTGGCAACCCACGGCTCTGCGGCTCGGTGGTGAGGCGCAACTGCCAAAGACACCGCCCATGGTATCAGTCCCGGAAGTATTTGGTCGTGATGTGCGTCTGCGCCGCCGTGCTAGCATTCGTGCTGACAATCCTCTGCGCGGTCGGTGCCTGGAAGATCCGGGATTGGCTAGCTGCAATGCGGGAGGACATGTTCAGGGGCCGACGCAGCGGAGGCTCGTCACCGGTGATGAAGTACAAGTACCCGCGGATCACACACCAGGAGTTGGTTGAGGCGACGGAGGAGTTCAGCGCAGACCGGCTCGTCGGAACGGGCAGCTACGGCCGCGTGTACCGTGGCACGCTGCGGGACGGCACCATGGTTGCCGTGAAGGTGCTGCAGCTCCAGTCAGGGAACTCGACCAAGAGCTTCAGCCGCGAGTGCCAGGTCCTGAAGCGCATCCGCCACCGGAACCTCATGCGGATCATCACCGCATGCAGCCTGGCGGACTTCAAGGCGCTGGTCCTGCCCTTCATGGCGAAGGGCAGCCTGGAGCGGTGCCTCTATGCTGGACCGCCGGCCGAGCTCAGCCTGGTGCAGCGCGTCAACATCTGCAGCGACATCGCCGAGGGGGTTGCCTACCTGCACCACCACTCACCGGTCAAGGTCATCCACTGTGACCTCAAGCCAAGCAACGTCCTCATCAACGATGACATGACCGCGCTGGTGTCCGACTTCGGCATCTCCCGGCTGGTCATGAGCGTTGGCGGGGTGGCCAACATGGCCGACGTCGGCGCCTCCACCGCCAACATGCTGTGCGGTTCCATCGGATACATTCCTCCAG AGTATGGCTACGGCTCGAACCCGACGACGAAGGGCGATGTGTACAGCTTCGGCGTTCTGGTGATGGAGATGGTAACGAGGAAGAAGCCGATTGACGACATGTTTGAGGGCGGGCTGAGCCTGCACAAGTGGGTGAAGAGCCACTACCATGGCCGGGCCCACGCGGTGGTCGACCAGGCGCTGGCCAGGATGGTTCTGGACCAGACGCCCGAGGTGAGGAGGATGTCGGACGCGGCCATCGGCGAGCTGCTGGAGCTCGGCATTCTCTGCACCCAGGAGAGCGCGTCCACGCGGCCGTCTATGCTGGACGCCGCCGATGACCTGGACCGGCTCAAGCGGTACCTCGGCGGCGACACCGCCGCTACATTCGAGTCCTCGTTGGGCTTCTCATCCACGGTAGTTGAAGATATTGATGACTAG